The Deltaproteobacteria bacterium genome includes a region encoding these proteins:
- a CDS encoding AbrB/MazE/SpoVT family DNA-binding domain-containing protein: MQIRKKGQITLPKDIRKVFDLEEGEEVVLIPVGESIIFTKRQFAIEEIRKKVNRLLKSAGISPEELLKTLKEGRKVFSKELYGE; the protein is encoded by the coding sequence GTGCAAATTCGCAAAAAAGGGCAGATAACTTTGCCTAAGGATATAAGAAAAGTATTTGACTTAGAAGAAGGAGAAGAAGTTGTGCTTATACCAGTAGGTGAGTCTATTATTTTTACAAAAAGGCAGTTCGCTATAGAAGAAATAAGAAAGAAAGTAAACAGGCTTTTAAAATCTGCCGGTATAAGTCCGGAAGAGCTTCTAAAGACATTAAAGGAAGGAAGAAAAGTTTTCTCAAAGGAACTTTATGGGGAATAA